GCAGACAAGGAGTTACCCAGAATATGAGAATATTTCAACAGTAATGAGTTGTACAAACACGtgtacaacaacaaaaaaaaatgaaaaaaacacaTGCTCGCaatctctcaatctccctcaatatGCTTCAACGGATGAAGAGGTACTCGTAGCAGACGCAGAGTCACGCCCATTCTTGGAACAATCCCTCCCATTCCTCGAAGCCAAAGCAGCCAAAAACTTGTCATTCCGCGACCCTTTACACGCCTGTGCCTGTGCCTGTGCCTGTGCCTGTCCGCACGCATGGTCGGCCGGGAACCTATGCTTCAAGCACACCTTCTGCTGGCAAGTCTTGCACGTACTTGTATTCGAAAAAGTCAATTTCTCCTTGCACCGCCTGACCGGGCACGtgggtttcttcttcttcttggggTCACAGTTCCCAGACCTCTCATGCCTCTCCAACATCTCCTCCTCGCCCTCCCCATCCCGTCCGGTAACCTCAATCGACATCGAGCAAGCCTCACAGACAACAACCTT
This window of the Corylus avellana chromosome ca5, CavTom2PMs-1.0 genome carries:
- the LOC132182945 gene encoding zinc finger AN1 domain-containing stress-associated protein 12, with the protein product MGGGTEAFPDLGQHCQHPECHQLDFLPFKCDGCRNVFCLEHRSYRTHECPKSDPISRKVVVCEACSMSIEVTGRDGEGEEEMLERHERSGNCDPKKKKKPTCPVRRCKEKLTFSNTSTCKTCQQKVCLKHRFPADHACGQAQAQAQAQACKGSRNDKFLAALASRNGRDCSKNGRDSASATSTSSSVEAY